One window from the genome of Pseudanabaena yagii GIHE-NHR1 encodes:
- a CDS encoding lysophospholipid acyltransferase family protein produces MENETTPTTTKDNEKAQGGNHLLYMMFKWLVVRPLLYLFYQERIYGTENVPLTGNLIVVSNHASDFDPLIVGSCMARPVAFMAKEELFEIPVLKQAITAFGAYPVKRGAGDRAAIRSAIESINKGWATGIFLEGTRTLDGKITNPKLGAAMIASKTNAPFLPVCVWGTETILPKGAKFPKLFQPVTVRIGELIPAPESGDRATLEAYTQKCADAINALHALGR; encoded by the coding sequence ATGGAAAACGAAACTACCCCTACAACTACCAAAGATAACGAAAAGGCTCAAGGCGGTAATCATCTTCTATATATGATGTTTAAGTGGCTAGTGGTACGTCCACTGCTGTATTTGTTTTACCAAGAGCGTATTTACGGCACTGAAAATGTGCCACTCACTGGCAATCTCATCGTGGTTAGTAACCATGCTAGTGACTTTGATCCTTTGATCGTTGGTAGCTGTATGGCGCGTCCTGTTGCTTTTATGGCAAAGGAAGAATTGTTTGAAATACCAGTGTTAAAGCAAGCTATTACAGCTTTTGGGGCGTACCCAGTAAAACGTGGGGCAGGTGATCGCGCCGCAATTAGATCGGCGATCGAGTCAATTAATAAGGGCTGGGCGACGGGTATTTTCTTGGAAGGGACACGCACCCTTGATGGCAAGATTACAAATCCTAAATTAGGAGCAGCAATGATTGCCTCGAAAACCAATGCACCTTTTTTGCCTGTATGTGTGTGGGGCACGGAGACGATTTTACCGAAAGGAGCCAAATTTCCTAAATTATTTCAACCTGTGACGGTGCGGATCGGGGAGTTGATTCCTGCACCAGAGTCAGGCGATCGCGCTACCCTTGAGGCATATACACAAAAATGTGCGGATGCAATTAACGCACTCCACGCATTAGGCAGATAA
- a CDS encoding photosynthesis system II assembly factor Ycf48, protein MKKSIKRFLSSLVVCVLLCVTLLGVAMPSASANHGNWHKVDLPVAITPLDLWFDKNEPNHGWLVGTEATLLESTDGGKTWEERQLDLGDGIYRFSSISFSGNEGWITGQPALLLHTTDNGQSWSRIGLSSKLPGDPFKIVAQGRNSAEMVTDLGAIYNTQDGGQNWRALVTQAVGNARNLNRSDDGRYVAISANGNFYSTWQPGDMTWIQHNRNSSRRVQNMGYTPDNRLWMLNRGGQVQFSEVAEFDKWDKKQTPKDGGGFGLLDLAYQDEQNVWISGGSSRLLHSEDGGKTWKRDESAANAGANLYKLYFFSRDRGFVVGQNGTLLAYSPD, encoded by the coding sequence ATGAAAAAAAGCATAAAACGCTTTCTTAGCTCCTTAGTTGTTTGTGTATTGCTCTGCGTGACCCTATTGGGCGTAGCAATGCCTAGTGCCTCCGCAAATCATGGCAACTGGCACAAAGTGGATCTACCCGTAGCCATCACACCTCTCGATCTCTGGTTTGACAAAAATGAACCAAATCACGGCTGGTTAGTTGGCACTGAGGCAACTTTACTAGAATCAACCGACGGGGGCAAAACTTGGGAAGAGCGTCAACTCGACCTCGGCGACGGCATCTATCGTTTCTCATCGATCAGCTTCTCTGGTAACGAAGGTTGGATTACAGGTCAGCCCGCTCTTTTGCTCCATACTACTGATAATGGTCAGTCTTGGTCACGCATCGGGCTTAGCTCCAAACTCCCTGGAGATCCCTTTAAGATTGTGGCTCAAGGTCGCAACTCTGCGGAAATGGTCACTGACTTAGGCGCAATTTATAATACTCAAGATGGTGGTCAAAACTGGAGAGCTTTAGTTACCCAAGCCGTTGGTAATGCACGTAACCTCAACCGTAGTGATGATGGTCGTTATGTAGCTATTTCGGCTAATGGCAACTTTTATTCCACATGGCAACCAGGCGATATGACTTGGATTCAGCACAATCGCAATAGCTCTCGCCGTGTGCAGAACATGGGCTATACTCCCGATAATCGCCTCTGGATGCTCAATCGTGGCGGTCAAGTTCAATTTAGTGAAGTTGCCGAGTTTGATAAATGGGACAAAAAGCAAACTCCTAAAGATGGTGGCGGGTTTGGTCTGCTCGATCTTGCCTACCAAGATGAACAGAATGTCTGGATTTCTGGTGGTAGTTCAAGATTGCTCCATAGCGAAGATGGTGGCAAAACTTGGAAGCGTGATGAGTCCGCAGCAAATGCAGGCGCAAACCTTTACAAGCTTTACTTTTTCTCGCGCGATCGCGGTTTCGTAGTTGGACAAAATGGCACATTGCTAGCCTATTCCCCAGACTAA
- a CDS encoding dynamin family protein, whose translation MTLIDSFPQCQDLQSQVESILQLLQQEPTLRSQQDGSIVQSSLRKAIAPTFEIVFAGAFSAGKSMLINALLERELLYSAEGHATGTECKIAHAKAGEERVVLTFLSEVEVREQIKTLSQLIGQNAPANINQLESLKQLQTLTLSVIEQEGGKSKSKRAKDADALNLLIEGFINNRDRISSIANATYSMEQFGFENLKKAADYARRGANSAVLKRVEYYCNHPLLQDGNVIIDTPGIDAPVKKDAALTFEKIENPDTSAVVFVLKTAATGELTSEETELSEKIQGNAGIRDRVFYVFNRIDETWTNDQLRDRLNYTISSQFRNSSKIYKTSGLLGFYGSQIRHTSTGDRFGLDSIFAESVKSVGGDEGTPQFVNEFNSYCLVSGKLDIDKFPIPYNVLQTSIKNEKYIRLLGELGTGLIEQLIKDSGIEEFRNAITHYLTNEKRPLLFADLADDLQPICIDLRQFYLEAWHKLESQPRDIEAIKLQELQKLGHDLKQIGDRLREHIAQELNDAVASNKNQGLEADYRRLKENMVRRLDELIGYFSVAEVHQRAQASHRRNSVVPVMGILAEGFYYLANELEDVLVENSQRIVENFFQNLIESIKKTEYYRELYRLLGNDGGIESRLEKLAITASDALVNEARTECDRYVRERPEFYAEGTNSIYQLRQTLQQACRGYDYQSMIEAEPAIRQLLKLDFELKVKDTIIRTFRQSINQTLSTHLLASADKQSDAILQQYDHARDYLAQTLEREAQVKLDKNRSLQVAVEKNIAIYNEAVSGINQCLEALDLSRKNLPIISESDLLIPTVISDVIDAESFVIDEASDSEV comes from the coding sequence ATGACTTTGATTGATAGTTTTCCACAATGTCAAGATTTACAATCACAGGTTGAATCAATCTTGCAACTTTTGCAACAGGAGCCAACCTTACGATCGCAACAGGACGGCAGCATTGTGCAGTCATCTCTAAGGAAAGCGATCGCGCCGACCTTTGAGATTGTATTTGCGGGGGCATTTAGTGCGGGTAAATCGATGTTGATTAACGCACTCTTAGAGCGGGAATTACTTTATAGTGCTGAGGGACATGCGACGGGGACAGAATGTAAAATCGCCCATGCCAAAGCTGGTGAAGAACGGGTGGTTTTAACTTTTTTAAGTGAAGTGGAAGTACGCGAACAAATTAAAACCCTGTCGCAGTTAATTGGACAGAATGCACCAGCAAATATTAATCAACTGGAATCACTCAAACAGTTACAGACCTTGACCTTATCTGTAATTGAACAGGAAGGGGGCAAGAGCAAGTCGAAACGGGCTAAAGATGCTGATGCCTTGAATCTATTGATCGAGGGGTTTATCAATAATCGCGATCGCATTAGTTCGATCGCTAATGCGACATATTCCATGGAACAGTTTGGCTTTGAGAATCTCAAAAAAGCTGCTGACTATGCTAGAAGAGGCGCTAATAGTGCAGTTTTAAAGCGTGTGGAATATTATTGCAATCATCCACTTTTGCAAGATGGTAATGTGATCATTGACACTCCCGGGATTGATGCGCCCGTTAAAAAAGATGCAGCCTTGACCTTTGAGAAGATTGAAAATCCTGATACTTCCGCAGTGGTCTTTGTGCTGAAAACCGCAGCAACTGGAGAACTTACTTCCGAAGAAACGGAACTCAGCGAAAAGATCCAAGGTAATGCAGGTATTCGCGATCGCGTATTTTATGTCTTCAATCGTATTGATGAAACTTGGACTAACGATCAACTGCGCGATCGCCTGAATTACACAATTTCCAGTCAATTTCGCAATAGCTCAAAAATCTATAAAACTAGCGGTTTACTTGGTTTCTATGGCAGTCAAATTCGACATACTAGTACTGGCGATCGCTTCGGTTTAGATTCTATTTTTGCCGAAAGTGTGAAGTCAGTGGGTGGTGATGAAGGCACACCGCAGTTTGTGAATGAGTTCAATAGCTATTGCTTGGTTTCAGGTAAGTTGGATATTGACAAGTTCCCAATTCCTTACAATGTCCTACAAACCAGTATCAAGAATGAGAAATATATCCGCTTGTTAGGGGAATTAGGAACAGGGCTAATCGAGCAACTGATTAAGGATAGTGGAATTGAGGAATTTCGCAATGCGATTACTCACTATTTGACCAATGAGAAGCGTCCCCTATTATTTGCCGATCTTGCCGATGACTTACAGCCCATTTGTATTGACCTGCGCCAGTTTTATCTAGAAGCATGGCACAAGTTAGAGAGCCAGCCTCGCGATATTGAAGCAATTAAATTGCAGGAGTTGCAAAAGCTGGGTCACGACCTCAAGCAAATTGGCGATCGCCTGCGTGAACATATTGCTCAAGAGTTAAATGATGCGGTGGCAAGCAATAAAAATCAAGGTTTGGAGGCAGACTATCGCAGACTCAAAGAGAATATGGTGCGGCGTTTGGATGAGTTGATTGGTTATTTCTCCGTTGCTGAGGTACATCAACGCGCCCAAGCTAGTCACCGCCGTAATTCCGTTGTGCCTGTGATGGGGATTTTGGCAGAGGGTTTCTACTACTTAGCCAATGAGCTAGAAGATGTGTTGGTGGAGAATTCACAAAGGATTGTGGAAAACTTCTTCCAAAACTTGATTGAGTCAATTAAGAAAACGGAATATTATCGAGAACTCTATCGCCTATTGGGCAATGATGGGGGCATCGAATCTCGTCTCGAAAAGCTCGCTATCACGGCATCTGATGCTTTGGTCAATGAGGCGCGGACAGAATGCGATCGCTATGTGCGCGAACGTCCAGAGTTTTATGCAGAAGGGACTAACTCCATCTATCAGTTGCGCCAAACCTTGCAACAAGCCTGTCGTGGCTATGACTATCAAAGCATGATCGAAGCGGAGCCAGCAATTCGGCAGTTGTTAAAGCTTGATTTTGAACTGAAGGTTAAAGATACGATTATTCGCACTTTCCGCCAGTCAATTAATCAAACTTTGAGTACGCATTTGCTAGCAAGTGCTGACAAACAATCAGATGCCATTTTGCAACAATATGATCATGCGCGTGATTATTTGGCACAAACTTTGGAGAGAGAAGCCCAAGTTAAACTTGATAAAAATCGCAGTTTACAAGTTGCTGTAGAGAAAAATATTGCTATTTACAATGAAGCAGTTTCTGGCATCAATCAATGTTTAGAAGCACTAGATTTATCCCGTAAAAATCTGCCAATCATCAGTGAGTCTGATTTATTAATTCCCACAGTTATTTCTGATGTAATTGATGCCGAGTCTTTTGTTATTGATGAAGCTAGCGACTCAGAAGTATAA
- a CDS encoding nuclease-related domain-containing protein: MSKFSRHAGKNIRELAMRRRAEAFASYITAGLIGVIWINSITSIFSVPLIIIAIGLIANGAFLWKRANHADQGAKGEEDIAQAIAQLENQDWQIEYGIQLGNRLGDLDIFCISPQGKAFAIDVKSHRGEVITDGKELYRRMGNKKYPFEKNFIQQVIKQALQIKQQKDLPFVTPIVAFSTARVSIQGDKLKNVYVVEKAKLVSLLKSLG; encoded by the coding sequence ATGTCTAAATTCAGTCGCCATGCTGGGAAAAATATACGGGAACTTGCTATGCGAAGAAGAGCAGAAGCTTTTGCAAGTTATATTACGGCAGGATTGATAGGTGTTATCTGGATAAATTCAATTACTTCTATTTTTTCTGTGCCATTGATCATCATAGCCATTGGATTGATTGCGAATGGAGCTTTTTTATGGAAGAGAGCGAATCATGCGGATCAAGGAGCTAAGGGAGAAGAGGATATTGCTCAAGCGATCGCACAATTAGAGAATCAGGACTGGCAAATTGAGTATGGGATTCAGTTGGGAAATCGATTAGGTGATCTTGATATTTTTTGCATTTCTCCTCAAGGCAAAGCCTTTGCGATCGATGTGAAATCCCACAGAGGAGAAGTCATCACCGATGGGAAAGAGTTATATCGGCGGATGGGAAACAAGAAATATCCATTTGAAAAGAACTTTATCCAACAAGTGATAAAACAGGCTTTACAGATCAAGCAACAAAAAGATTTACCTTTTGTAACTCCCATCGTTGCCTTTTCCACAGCGAGGGTATCAATTCAAGGGGATAAGTTAAAAAATGTGTATGTTGTCGAAAAAGCAAAATTGGTATCGCTTTTAAAATCTCTTGGATAA
- a CDS encoding BolA family protein, with protein MDTITTIKNTLAEKIGATFVEIEDRSDLHKHHQGRMNSPVGSGHYDAIIVSESFAGKTMMQQHRMVYAALADQMQTTIHALALKTYTPEQWQQLNTNT; from the coding sequence ATGGATACCATCACCACCATCAAAAATACCTTGGCAGAAAAAATCGGCGCTACTTTTGTTGAAATCGAAGATCGTAGCGATTTGCATAAACATCATCAGGGAAGAATGAATTCCCCAGTTGGCAGTGGTCATTATGACGCGATCATTGTTTCAGAAAGTTTTGCAGGTAAAACGATGATGCAGCAACATCGTATGGTCTATGCAGCGCTCGCCGATCAAATGCAAACGACAATTCATGCACTAGCCTTAAAAACCTACACTCCCGAACAATGGCAACAACTTAATACAAATACCTAA
- a CDS encoding rubredoxin has translation MEPESINTETSDAETKPVLNITIVEAPEVKEEPHRHECGVCGYIYEPSIGDAKRNIPAGTPFEEIAEDWRCPVCNTKKKSFSDIGVASKPSGFTENLGYGFGVNVLTPNQKNLLIFGSLALAVIFFISLYALD, from the coding sequence ATGGAACCCGAATCAATAAATACGGAAACCTCTGACGCAGAAACTAAGCCCGTACTCAATATCACCATAGTCGAAGCCCCAGAAGTCAAAGAAGAACCCCATCGTCATGAATGTGGCGTATGCGGCTATATATACGAACCATCAATCGGTGATGCCAAACGGAATATTCCTGCGGGTACACCCTTTGAAGAAATTGCCGAAGATTGGCGTTGCCCCGTCTGTAACACCAAGAAAAAATCATTCTCAGATATTGGTGTTGCCTCCAAGCCTTCAGGATTTACCGAAAACCTTGGCTATGGCTTTGGCGTTAATGTCCTAACACCTAACCAAAAGAACCTACTTATCTTTGGATCATTGGCGCTTGCCGTCATTTTCTTTATCAGTCTTTACGCACTCGATTAA